TCAATGGCGATCTCCGAGCCTTCAATTCTTTTGCTTGCACTTTGAACTTCTTCTTCGTCCCAAATATCATATAAACTTCCACCACTCGACCGCATAAACTTGGCCGTGAAAGACCCTTTGGCTGATTTTCTGTCCAGCCAAGGCATAGATATGAGAGATAACAGTGACTCCACTATAGAGATTACCATAACTATCACTTCT
This is a stretch of genomic DNA from Mangifera indica cultivar Alphonso chromosome 11, CATAS_Mindica_2.1, whole genome shotgun sequence. It encodes these proteins:
- the LOC123229601 gene encoding uncharacterized protein LOC123229601, whose translation is MTNKAITASDVYSVDSKLMVVVDVLKEVIVMVISIVESLLSLISMPWLDRKSAKGSFTAKFMRSSGGSLYDIWDEEEVQSASKRIEGSEIAIEVVEVELECISRLLIQTRVSLLNIHTR